From a region of the Bacteroidota bacterium genome:
- a CDS encoding porin: protein LHFVQLRDAYFDLFLDNNKEFRFRVGQSKVPYGFENLQSSQNRLPLDRHDALNSAVANERDLGVFFYYTPKHIRERFKELVSSGLKGSGDYGVLGLGIHNGQTANRPEANNSSHYVYRLTYPFVLNNGQFIEASVQGYHGNVVINRSQTNGAVNEFFERRVAGTFVFYPQPLGFQAEFTMGKGPEFNPVTMNVENQDLYGGYAQTMYMLKAGKQLIIPFARWHYYKGGKKQEIDARRYLVNEQEIGIEWQPFPAFELVAMYTMSDRTFEDFKNPNNRQRGNLLRLQAQFNF from the coding sequence GTCTTCACTTCGTTCAATTAAGAGATGCGTATTTTGATCTTTTTCTAGATAATAACAAAGAGTTCCGGTTTAGGGTAGGCCAAAGTAAAGTGCCGTATGGGTTTGAAAACCTTCAATCCAGCCAAAACAGGCTTCCATTAGATCGTCATGACGCTTTAAACAGCGCTGTTGCAAATGAACGTGATCTTGGAGTATTCTTTTATTATACTCCAAAGCATATCCGTGAAAGATTTAAGGAGCTTGTCAGTTCGGGATTAAAAGGATCGGGAGATTATGGAGTACTTGGATTAGGTATCCACAATGGACAAACTGCAAATAGGCCAGAAGCAAATAATTCTTCACATTATGTTTACAGGTTAACCTATCCTTTTGTACTTAATAACGGACAATTTATTGAAGCAAGCGTGCAAGGATATCATGGTAATGTGGTTATAAACCGTTCGCAAACAAATGGAGCAGTAAATGAGTTTTTTGAAAGAAGAGTAGCCGGAACCTTTGTTTTTTATCCTCAGCCTCTTGGATTTCAAGCTGAATTTACAATGGGCAAGGGCCCCGAATTTAATCCAGTAACTATGAATGTGGAAAACCAGGACTTATATGGAGGTTACGCACAAACCATGTACATGCTAAAAGCAGGCAAACAGCTAATTATACCCTTTGCAAGATGGCACTATTATAAAGGGGGTAAAAAACAAGAAATAGATGCCAGAAGGTACCTTGTAAATGAACAGGAAATTGGAATAGAATGGCAACCATTTCCAGCATTTGAATTAGTTGCCATGTACACAATGTCTGACAGGACTTTTGAAGATTTCAAAAACCCAAACAACAGGCAAAGAGGAAACCTTTTAAGGCTTCAGGCACAATTTAATTTTTAG
- a CDS encoding PstS family phosphate ABC transporter substrate-binding protein, producing MKIKSIVIAIGISALIAGCGTNNNNEVNSESKLKGDIKIDGSSTVYPLTEAVAEEFRTVQPDIKITVGVSGTGGGFKKFSRGETDISNASRLIKESEIQACKENGIEFIEIPVAYDGLAVVISKENTWVDFLTVEELKKIWEPSAQGKIMKWSQIRAGWPDSEIHLYGPGVASGTYDYFTEAIMGKAQSSRGDYTASEDDNVLVQGVSTDKLALGFFGLAYFTENSDKLKLVPIDDLNDENGSGPITPTIETVENGTYQPLARPEFIYVNAKSAEREEVKAFINFYLENAAALAKETGAIALPKEVYAEALKRYEEKIVGSVFDKEGGSVGVNLLQVLKKRP from the coding sequence ATGAAAATAAAATCAATAGTAATAGCCATCGGAATATCTGCATTAATTGCAGGCTGTGGCACAAATAACAACAACGAAGTAAATTCTGAATCAAAACTTAAAGGAGATATAAAAATAGATGGTTCAAGCACAGTTTATCCTCTCACAGAAGCTGTTGCAGAAGAATTCAGAACAGTACAACCTGATATTAAAATTACTGTTGGTGTTTCAGGAACTGGTGGCGGATTTAAAAAATTCAGCCGGGGCGAAACAGATATCAGTAATGCATCAAGACTTATTAAAGAATCAGAAATTCAGGCTTGCAAAGAAAATGGAATAGAGTTTATAGAAATCCCTGTTGCTTATGATGGATTAGCTGTTGTAATTAGTAAGGAAAACACTTGGGTTGATTTTCTAACTGTTGAAGAACTTAAAAAAATATGGGAACCATCTGCTCAGGGAAAGATTATGAAATGGAGCCAAATAAGAGCTGGTTGGCCTGATAGTGAAATTCATCTTTATGGACCTGGGGTAGCTTCAGGTACTTATGATTATTTTACTGAAGCCATTATGGGCAAGGCCCAGTCAAGCAGGGGCGATTATACTGCAAGCGAAGACGATAACGTGCTTGTACAAGGCGTTTCAACCGATAAGCTGGCACTTGGTTTTTTTGGACTTGCATATTTTACTGAGAACAGCGACAAATTAAAACTGGTTCCAATTGATGACTTAAATGACGAAAATGGTTCTGGCCCGATAACTCCTACAATTGAAACTGTTGAGAACGGCACTTACCAACCTCTTGCCAGGCCCGAATTTATTTATGTAAATGCAAAATCTGCAGAACGTGAAGAAGTAAAGGCATTCATTAATTTTTATCTTGAAAATGCTGCTGCACTTGCAAAAGAAACTGGTGCAATTGCACTTCCAAAAGAAGTTTATGCTGAGGCTTTGAAAAGATACGAGGAAAAAATTGTTGGTTCTGTTTTTGACAAAGAAGGAGGAAGTGTTGGAGTTAATTTGCTGCAGGTACTTAAAAAACGTCCATAA